The Malus domestica chromosome 13, GDT2T_hap1 genome includes a window with the following:
- the LOC139190893 gene encoding uncharacterized protein — protein sequence MAADWEVFKENFMKRFVPPEYIDRKKQEFTQLKQKNMSAHEYYRKFTDLSRYDPETAGNQAEMLHRFKLGTKRKWQTFASALPCTDYHEFSEILVQMEDSNNLPSNSEDDEDKNDNQKKDDRGKGISTQGPHKTQNFKKSGASLSSSSGGFSVTGPRKCGRFASGPRFQRQRDFCGAGGSGAPLCRRCNFRHHGECRRSGSGGACYTCGQMGHRAAQCSQSQQRSQQSVMPPPASIQQNFGSGIYGQTSRGGAYHYQGDTAPYVSRQYQYPQDPYSQTGYSQDLGGADWLHYNRAHIDCYEKSVTFHRPGLPEVTFVGESSGVRHGVISAMRAKKLLSKGCQGYLAHVVLNDVVPSSVEEVGVVRHYLDVFPDDLPGLPPDRDVEFSIDLLPGTDPISLTPYRMAPAELRELKIQLQELTDKGFIQPSTSPWGAPVLFVRKKDGTLRLCIDYRQLNRVTIKNRYPLPHIDDLFDQLKGACVFSKIDLRSGYYQLKIKDDYVPKTAFRTRYGHYEFLVMPFGLTNAPAAFMRLMNEVFQQYLDRFVIVFIDDLLCLVGMIDDAAFGDRITWLLLKAASAMSFWAKSLSCEDFSFFFEPEDLDDLDFPLREDEGLMSDKDCVCPGKSGNAFVVGEETTGTGTMGNSDKTKLMIF from the exons ATGGCAGCTGACTGGGAAGTATTCAAAGAGAATTTTATGAAAAGATTTGTTCCTCCGGAGTACATTGATCGTAAAAAGCaggagttcactcaattgaagcaaaagaatatgtcggcgcatgagtattacaggaaATTTACAGACTTATCTCGTTATGATCCTGAAACAGCTGGTAATCAGGCAGAGATGCTTCACCGTTTTAAGCTGGGAACTAAGAGGAAATGGCAGACTTTTGCTAGTGCGCTTCCTTGCACCGATTATCATGAGTTTTCTGAGATTTTGGTTCAGATGGAGGATTCCAACAACCTTCCTAGTAAcagtgaggatgatgaagataagaatgataatcagaagaaagatgatagggGTAAAGGTATCTCCACTCAGGGACCCCATAAGACacaaaatttcaagaaaagtggagcGAGTTTGAGTTCTTCCAGTGGAGGATTTAGTGTCACAGGCCCGAGGAAATGTGGAAGATTTGCTAGTGGACCCAGGtttcagagacagagagatttttgtggtgctggtggttctggTGCTCCGTTATGCCGTCGTTGTAACTTCAGACATCATGGAGAGTGTAGGAGAAGTGGTAGTGGTGGTGCTTGCtacacttgtggacagatgggacATAGGGCTGCTCAGTGTTCCCAGAGTCAGCAGAGATCTCAGCAGTCTGTTATGCCACCTCCAGCATCGATTCAGCAGAATTTTGGATCAGGCATTTATGGTCAGACgagtcgtggtggtgcttatcaCTACCAGGGTGATACTGCTCCCTATGTTTCCAGACAGTATCAGTACCCCCAGGATCCTTATTCTCAGACTGGGTATTCCCAAGACCTTGGAG gggcagattggttgcattataatcgtgcccatatagattgttacgAGAAGTCAGTTACTTTTCATCGTCCTGGACTTCCAGAGGTTACTTTCGTGGGTGAAAGcagtggggtgagacatggtgttatttctgccatgagagcaaagaaattgttatcgaaaggttgtcaaggatacttagcacatgtggtgttaaatgatgttgttcctagcaGTGTGGAAGAAGTTGGAGTAGTCAGGCACTATCTTGATGTATTTCCAGAcgatttgcctggattgccgccagacagagatgtggagttttcgattgatttgcttccaggtacggatcctatatctttaactccatatagaatggctccagctGAATTGAGAGAGTTAAAAATTCAGTTACAAGAATTaactgataaaggtttcattcaacctagtacttctCCATGGGGAGCTCCGGtgttgtttgtaagaaagaaagatggaactttgagattatgtattgattacaggcaattgaatcgggtaacgattaaaaaccgttatcccttACCTCAtatcgatgatttgtttgatcagcttaaaggtgcgtgtgtgttctctaagattgatttgagatctggctattatcagttgaagattaaagatgatTATGTACCTAAGACAGCTTTCAGGACCCGTTATGggcattatgagtttttggtgatgccatttggattgactaatgcacctgcagctttcatgaggctaatgaatgaggtattccagcaatatcttgacAGGTTTGTCATTGTCTTTATCGATGAtcttctg tgtcTTGTTGGAATGATTGATGATGCTGCTTTCGGTGATAGAATCACATGGCTTCTACT TAAAGCTGCTTCGGCCATGAGCTTCTGGGCTAAATCTTTGAGTTGCgaggatttttcttttttctttgaaccGGAAGACTTGGATGATTTGGACTTTCCTTTGAGAGAGGATGAAGGACTAATGTCTGATAAGGATTGTGTCTGCCCGGGAAAGTCTGGCAATGCCTTTGTTGTTGGTGAAGAAACCACTGGGACAGGAACAATGGGAAATTCTGATAAGACCAAGTTGATGATCTTCTGA
- the LOC139190375 gene encoding uncharacterized protein — MESEKEFPELNQSLYPNIEPERMERSTTHPVKTGGRDRRSGILLLRIQLRAQKPIENDATRDNLGTNSTANEKIVQEKLLLFLDVTGGWKSDYLFEVSTD; from the exons ATGGAATCAGAGAAGGAATTTCCAGAGTTGAACCAAAGCCTGTACCCAAATATTGAGCC GGAGCGGATGGAAAGAAGCACGACCCATCCTGTGAAAACTGGAGGAAGAGATAGGCGGAGCGGCATTTTGTTGCTTAGGATTCAACTAC GTGCTCAAAAACCGATTGAGAATGATGCAACCAGAGACAATTTGGGTACAAACTCAACTGCAAACGAAAAAATTGTTCAG GAGAAGTTGCTTCTTTTTTTGGATGTTACTGGCGGGTGGAAATCAGACTATTTGTTCGAAGTGTCTACCGATTAG